CTGTTGCGATAAAGGAAGTGGATGAGTTTATTAAAGACGCAGCTCACCGTATTCTAACGGTGGCTCTGGCACCGGAAAGTAAAAATGCAGTTACCCTAATCCGGCACTTAGTTCGTCAGGGAATTCATGTCGCCTTGGGGCATACCGGTGCCACCTATGAAGAGATGGTAAGCGCTTTTGCGGCCGGGGCGGATATTGCGGTCCATATCTACAATGGTATGCAGGAATTGCATCACCGCAAGCCTGGAGCCGTCGGTGCCATCTTAACCGATGACCGGGTTTATGCCGAATTGATTGCTGATTTTATCCATGTTCATCCGGCTGCAATGAACATTTTGTTTCGCTGTAAACCTAAAGACAAGATTATTTTGATCAGCGATGCGATGGCGGCTGCCGGTTTGCCGGACGGGGAATATACCCTGGGACCCATACCGGTGCTTGTCAGAGATACAATTGCCCGTGCGCCGGGCGGTTCATTGGCCGGGAGTACGACAAATCTGTTAAGTTCGGTGGCGGCGCTGATTAATAAGATGGCGATCGACCCGGTTGATGCCGTTAATATGGCCTCGCGCAACCCGGCCCGGATGTTGGGGCTTGAGCAGCAGACCGGCACCATACAAGCGGGCAAGAAGGCCAATTTAGTAGTCGTGGATACTAAGTATCAGGTGGCAATGACCCTGGTTAACGGGAAGGTAGTATATCAAAGCTGATACTTGCCCTAAACTGGTAATGACGACAGGACGACATGAAAGGTAAAGTTCTATATTACAATTACAGAACATGATCCGGATAAAGCGTTAATGAAAGGAGTGCTATGATGAGTGGCAAACACCCTTTAAAACTTTTGGTGGAGCGGCAGAAGAACGGCCAGGCTTGTGGCATATATTCCCTTTGCAGTGCCAATGAGTATGTAATTACTGCCGCAATGGAACGTGCCCTGGCCGACAAGGACTACGTGCTGATTGAAGCAACCGCCAACCAGGTAAATCAGTTTGGCGGTTATACCGGCATGCGACCGGCTGATTTCCGTGACTTTGTTTATTCTTTGGCATTAAAAGCAGGCTTCCCTTACGATAAAATCCTGCTGGGCGGTGATCATTTGGGACCGCTGACCTGGCAAGCGGAAATAGCTGAAACAGCCCTGGAGAAGTCCCGGGAATTAATAAGACAGTATGTCTTAGCCGGGTTTACCAAAATACATATTGACACCAGTATGAAACTGGCCGATGATCCTCCCGATGGCCCCTTGGAAACGGCTATCATTGCGGCCAGGGGGGCCATGCTTGCCAGAGAAGCTGAGGTGGCCTCTACTCAGGTGCGGCAAATCAATCCGGAAGCGCTCAGTCCGGTGTATGTGGTGGGAAGTGAAGTGCCTATTCCGGGGGGAAGCCGGGATAGCGAGGAATACATTCACGTTACGGAAGCGGCAGATTTTGAGAGTATGGTAGAAACTTTTAAGCAAGCCTTTCAGCAATACCGGATAGAAAACGCCTGGGAGAAGGTAATTGCTGTCGTGGTGCAGCCGGGTGTAGAATTCGGGGATGAGCGCATACATGCGTATGAACGCCCGGCGGCAGGGCGGCTTAGCCGGTCCTTACAGAAATACCCGGGGCTGGTGTTTGAGGGTCATTCGACTGATTATCAGACAGCACGTGCCCTGAAGGAAATGGTAGAGGATGGAATTGCTATTTTAAAGGTCGGGCCGGCTTTAACGTTTGCTTTGCGGGAAGGGCTGTTTGCTTTAAGCCACATGGAGGCCGAACTGTTTCGGTTTAGCGCTGAGGTTGAGCAGTCACGGTTTATGGAAGCATTAGATTCCTGCATGGCTTATCATCCGGAGAACTGGCTGCAGCATTATCGCGGCCGGCCTGGTGAAATCCGCTATGCGAGAAAATTCAGCTTCTCCGACCGGTGCCGGTATTATCTGCCGGACATGGAAGTGAAAATGGCTTTAGACAGACTCATGAAAAATTTGCAGTCAGTGGATATTCCATTAACGCTGCTGAGCCAGTTCATGCCGGTACAATATAAAAAGGTACGCGACGGGTTATTGCAGCCAGATGCCCAGAGTCTGTTGAAAGATAGAATTATAAATTGTATTGATGATTATCTATATGCGGTAAAGCCTGGAAGAAGCTGATTTTATGAAGGATTGCCGCTGCCGTACGCAAGTCAGGGAACACGCGCAATGCTTTATATAAATATAAAAAATAAAACAAGAGAGGACGAAAGAATATGAATACTTTATTCGGTCTTACCCGGGAAACTGTGGTAAGCAAACATGCCCATTATACAGTGGAGGAAATTTTGCGCCAGCCAACTGTTTGGAAATCCATATATGAAAAGATTGCCGGCAGAAGAGATGCAATTAAAAAGTTCATTGGAAAAATAGACAAAAAGACTAGAATTATTCTTACAGGGGCAGGCAGCTCGGGTTTTGTGGCCGATGCCCTGGCACCGGTTATACGGAAGGAACTGGGGTTTACGCAGGTAGAATCCATTCATACGACAGACATTGTGGCCAGTCCGCACCAGTATCTGGTGGCGGAGGCTAAGACCTTGCTGATTTCGTTTGGCCGGTCAGGAAACAGTCCTGAAAGTATTGCCGCCATTCAACTGGCCGAACAATTGATTCAAGATGTAAGACATATCGTCATTACCTGCAATAACCAGGGGGAATTAGCCGGTTTTGCCAACGAAAGAACTTTAAATTTCCAGTTTGATGAGGCCAATGATCAGGGGTTTGCCATGACCAGCAGCGTAACAGGCATGCTGCTGGCAGCTTATGGGATTTTGAATATTGAGCAGGATTTAAGTACCATGGTGAACAAAGTAGCAGGCTATGCGGGCGAGATTCTTCAGAATAAGCAGCAGACTATCGCCGATACCTACCAACCCCAGGTAGACAGACTGATCGTATTGGGCGCCGGGAATCTGTTTGGCGCTGCCAGGGAGGCTGCATTAAAATTGCTTGAACTGACTGCAGGCAAGGTGATATCCCGCTATGATACCCCGATGGGATTCCGCCATGGTCCCAAGGCAATGCTGACACCTCGTACAGTGATTTTATACTTTGTAGCGGGCAATGATTATACTAAACGTTACGATCTGGATATGTTACGGGAACTGTCGCAGGCCAGCAAGAATAAATTAATTGTTGTTTCAGATGTATATGATGAAGTGATAGAACGGGTAGCTGATGTGTACATTTTTAATTCAGTCAGCGATAAAGTAGCGGAAGCATTTTCACCATTTATTCCGTTAGTAGTAGGGCAATTATTTGCCTTGTCCGCTTCGCTGCGGTTAGGCTGCACACCGGACAACCCTTTCCCAGGCGGGGAAGTGAATAAGATCGTACAAGGTGTTACAGTACATCCGGTAGAAGGCATTCATTAGACCGGCAGTGCGTATACTTCTTAAAGTAAATCCGCCGTTTCCATAAGAGGAATAACGGCGGGTTTTTTTGCTTTTCAGGATACTGATCAGCTTATCCTGGGCGGTTCTGGCAGTGGTTATCCTACCTTTGATAAAAAATATTATTATACGCTGAATGATATTATCAATTATTATAGAAATAAAATGATGGCATTTGAGCTGAGGGTAATGGGCTGCGCGGTTATCAACGGTTCCGGCGGGCGATCCGGTCAAGGGCTTTATCCGGAGCTGATGGTAGTATGCCAGGACTGCATTGATAGGAAAGTTTTCACTGCACAAATAGTAGAAATCTATGTTTTTTTTGACGCTGATTTGTAGGATGCCATCCCTGGTAAGAACATAACGTTGCCTAGTGGTAGCTGTATCGTATACAATAAAACGTATTACATGGTATAAGGGGAAGTTATTTATGACGTACACTGCGAATCGTCATGGGACAATTCGAGCATTAAAAGGAAGGCTTTTAGCCACTTATGAATATTTAGTGGAACACAAGGATCAGGAGAATGCCGGTAAGGTTAAGCAATTGGCGGAAAAGCTAATCAAGGAAGAATTCGCCATTGCCTTTTGCGGTCATTTTTCTGCCGGCAAATCAACCATTATTAACCGGTTGATCGGGGAGAACCTGCTGCCGGCAAGTCCGATCCCAACCAGTGCCAATCTGGTAAAAGTCAGAGCGGGAGACGAATATGCCAAGGTGTTTTTCAAAAACGAGAAACCCCGTCTGTATCTCGCTCCCTATGATTATAAAATGGTAAAGAATTATTGTAAGGACGGCGATCAAATCGAGGCTATTGAAATCAGCCATGCCGGTTCTCAACTGCCGCCGCAGACGGTGATCATGGATACTCCCGGCATTGATTCGGCCGATGATGCACACCGCATTGCCACCGAATCGGCCATCCATCTTGCCGATGTCATCTTCTATGTCATGGACTACAACCACGTGCAGGCAGAACTGAACTTTATGTTCACCAAAGAGCTGACTGAGGCAGGCAAGGAAGTTTATCTGGTTATTAACCAGGTGGACAAGCATTCCGAACAGGAGCTTTCTTTTGCTGCATTTACAACCAGTGTGGTGGAAGCCTTCGCCGCGTGGGGTGTAAAGCCGGCTGATATTTTTTATACTTCCTTAAAGGATGATGAGCATGTTCACAATCAGTTTGCCCGGCTGCAGGCTTTTTTAGCGGAGCGGCTAGCAGCGAAGGATACCCTTTTGTTGCGATCCATAGAGCATTCCCTGCAAAAAATCGTTAAAGACCATGTGGCGTTAAGCAAGAAGCAGGATGAACAGGCCCTGCAGCCCTGCCGGAATATTTTGCAGGAGCTGTCGCCCCAGGAGCAGGCCGAGCTGGCGGATACCTACAACCGGCTGCTGAATGAGAAAAATTCTTTGGGCGAAGGGCTGGAACAGGCGGAAAGTCAGTTTGATTCCGAAGTCAGCAAAATCATGAAGAACGCTTACCTGATGCCCTTTGAAACCCGGGCGTTGGCCGAGGCCTATCTCGAGGCTTGTCAAAATGAATTCAAGGTAGGCTGGCTGTTCAGCAAACAAAAGACACTGGAAGCGAGGCAGGAACGGCTGACCCGTTTTTATCAGGGTATTCTTGAAAAGACAAAGTCTCAATTGGAATGGCATCTTCGCGATTTCCTGGTGCGGTTTTTACAGGAAAAACGGCTGGAACATAAAGGACTGTCGGACAAGATTCAGCAGTTTACTGTGCATTTTTCCAGCGAACTGCTAACAGAACTGGTAAGACAGGGGGCTCGTTTGTCCGGTGATTATGTGATCAATTATACCGATCGCGTGGCTAGTGAGATTAAACTGTTGGCCAAGAACGCCTTGGCTGAAATCGAAATGGAAATATTAAATGTCTTGCAGGACCGCAATACGGCCATCCAGGCCAAGTTGACCCAACAATCAGCCAGCCTGGAACGGTATATCAATGCTTTGGAACAGGTGAAAAGGCGGGAAGCAGCCCGAAATTTGGAGCAAACCCGGCTGGAGGGACTGCTTAATGAGACTGCCGGCTTGAACATCGACCGGTTCAGCTTGCTTGAACCGGAAGAGGAAGAGTTTGAAGTGGTTTACGGGGAGACCGGACAGGTAAAAGAGGTGCAAAAGCAAGTAAAATCCCTCTTACAGCCAAGTGTTCCGGTCCAAAAGGCTCCGGTGTCCAGTGAACCGGGCGACCGGATGAAGCCTACAGCCAGGAAGCTGCAGAAGGCGGCGCAGCTTGTAGCCGATTTGCCCGGTTTTAGAAAACTGGCAGCCGAGCTGGGGGAGAAAGCGGGGCGACTGGAGCAGCGAGGCTTTACCGTTGCTTTGTTCGGCGCGTTCAGTGCCGGTAAATCTTCTTTTGCCAACGCACTGATCGGTAAGAAGGTCTTGCCTGTTTCGCCCAATCCGACGACAGCGGCTATTAATAAAATTAAACCGGTTAATGCTTCCTGCCCGCATGGAACTGTTCTTGTCAAGCTCAAGGAAGCGGAGGCCTTGCTGGAAGATGTGAACCGGTCTTTGAAAATATTTGAACTACATGCCCCAAGTCTGGCAGATGCCCACAGTCTAATCGAAAACTTTGCCGGCCAGTGGGAGCAGTCTGGCGTAACGGAAAAGACTAATTTTGCTTTTTTACAAGCCTTTCAGGCCGGCTATGCCGCTAGTGGCGGCCAGTTAGGAACGGTGGTAACCACGACGCTTGCCGAATTTGGCGATTATGTGGCGGTCGAAGAAAAGTCCTGCTTTGTGGAATGGATTGAGCTTTATTACGATTGTCCGCTAACCCGCAAGGGGATTACGCTGGTCGATACGCCGGGGGCCGATTCCATCAATGCCCGCCATACCGGTGTCGCCTTTGATTTTATCAAAAATTCGGATGCTATCCTCTTTGTGACCTACTACAATCATGCTTTTTCCAAGGCTGACCGGGAGTTTTTGATGCAACTGGGGCGGGTCAAGGATTCTTTTCAACTGGATAAAATGTTTTTTATTATCAACGCTATTGATCTGGCTAATAACGAAGAGGAAAAGGAAATCGTTCTGGAGTATGTCCAGGAGCAGCTTATCAAATATGGCGTTAGAAAGCCGCATTTGTATTCCTTATCAAGCCTGAAGGCATTGAAGGAGAAGCTGGAAAAGGACAGTCTTCCGGTTTCCGGTATGCCATCCTTTGAGGAAGCCTTTTATCATTTTATTACTCATGATCTGGCGAATCTGGCGGTGACGGCTGCCGACAGGGAATTAAGCCGCTTAGGCCATCTGGTGGCAAAACTTATCGAAAGCACTAGAGAAGATGACACGGTTAAGCAGCAAAGACGGGCCGGTATCGAACTGGAAAGGGCAGCCATCCACAGGCTGCTGGAGCAGCAGACCGCCCAATCCCTCACCAATCGCCTGGATCAGGAAGCGGAAGAATTGCTTTACTATATTAAACAGCGGGTATTTTTGCGATTTCCTGAATTTTTTAAAGAAGCCTTCAATTCCAGCGTGCTGCGCGATGACGGCCGTGACTTGAAAAAAGTGTTAAACCATGCGCTGGATGAATTGCTTGAGCAGATCGGTTTCGAATTTGCCCAGGAAATGCGGGCGACAACGGTGAGACTGGACCGTTTTGCCGAACGGCTTATGACGGAGCAGCAGGCCCTATTGGCCGAGCGAACCCGTGACTTGAATCAGGACTTGTCTTTTTCGCTCTTTGAATTCAGCAATCAGGCCCAAATTGATTTTGCAGCGGCCTTTGACAATCTGTCGCGAGGAATGTTTGCCAGGGCATTGGCTTATTTTAAAAATCCCAAGTCCTTCTTTGAGAAAAATGAGAGCAAGTTAATGAGCGACGAACTGTACCGTATACTGAACAACGCCGCCGATGGCTACCTGGCGCAGGAGCAGGCCCGGTTGCAAAGCTTATACTGTCAGGTCGTGGAAAGCCAGTTCCAAGAGCTTATTCGGCAAATGACCGAACAGGCGGATGACTTCTATGTCAGTCTGCTTTCCGCTCTGGACGGCGGTATTCCGGTCGAGCAGCTTATCGAGACTCAACAAAGTCTGGCAAAGCTCAGCTAACAGAGCGCATAAGAAGGAACCCCTCTCGACTGGTGTAATCTATTAGCATCCAGCGGGAGGGGTTCATCTTTTATGTCTTATGCAGATAATACTATAATTTGGCGACAATTTTGACAAGCGGAAGATCTCTCAGAGGGGCATAGTTAAAAAGCCTCATCAATTCGTTCTGAGCGTCTGATATCCTCAAATTATTTTATTGGTTTTGCATCGTACAGCTTTCCTCCATAGGAAGCGTTGGCAAAGTCCATACTGCTGCCCGAAATGGTTGCAGCTTTTTCGCAGGGGTAGCGATTGTGGTACTTTGCTGTCTGGCAGGAGAGTCGACGTTTGCAGGGAAGTTAGTTACTAACCGGGAGCGCTTTCTCAGTTATTGTATAAACCGGCTGGTAAAGGCTGCTTTCTCTGGTGGCCTGTGGTGAAAGGAGCTTTGTTTACTAAATATGGGGGAGGCCAGACTTGAATAAAGTGAGATATTGTAACAGGATGACAGTTATTCTGGCGCTAGACAGCTCTGGTGTAAATGAGTTGAACAGTTTAGAAAAAGAGAAAGAGGGAATGCAATATGGCAGTCAATCAATGGCAGGGACCGGCGGCTACGTATAAACATAAAGGTCATATTATAAAGAATGTCAATCATGAATTTAGCGAACAAATTACCGGAGGGCAGCGGATAGCCGATTTGGTAGCCAAATTGGTGGGAAGTTGGCCGTTTATCATTTATCAGAGCGCCATTATTATTATATGGATGGGGGCTAATATTTATTTGACATATATGGCCGGCACAAATCCTGATTTTGTTGCTTCCTGGGACCCGTATCCGTTTATTTTGCTTAATTTAGTATTAAGCTTCCAGGCGGCTTATACCGGCCCGGTGGTGATGATGAGCCAGAACCGGCAAGCTGAGAAGGACCGGCTGATGGCTGATCAGGACTATCAAATTAATAAAAAGGCCGAGGAAGAGATAAAAGTGGTGATGGAGCATTTGGTGCATCAGGATGCCCTGCTGCAGGAATTGTTGACCCGCCTGGAGGTTATGGAACAACGAATCCTTAATAAAGGTGAGCAGGTAACAAGGTAATGAAGCTGACAAGAGCCGGAAATCCACTACATCTAATGGATGTGTGGCCATTGCTTAAAGCTTAGGGGAGCTTGCAATTACGTGATGAAATATAGGAAGAAGGGTTGCTATTTTTTGTGTAAAATAATAGTAGCGTAATCCTGGTTGCTGGAGGGATTGTTATGAAAGAGTATGGCGCTCTTTTGCCTGAGGAAAAATGGCAGGCTGTGATTCAGTGTGACAGCCGGTATGATGGAGTCTTTTTCTACGGAGTAAGGACAACGGGGATTTTTTGCCGGCCTTCCTGCAAGTCAAAAGCTCCGGTTCCTGGCAATATCATTTTTTTTGAACATCCGGCTGAGGCAAGGCAGCTTGGCTTCCGGCCTTGCAAACGGTGTTGTCCTGAGCGGACGGTTTTTCAGCCGGAATTAGAACTGGTAAAGAAAGTTCAGGAAATTATCGGGGACGGTTATCAAAACCGAGTGGATGTACAGCATATATCCCGTCAGCTTGGTGTCAGCAAGAATCACCTGATTAAACTGTTTAAACGCTATTACGGTGTGACTCCTGCCCAATATATTACTTCACGGAGAGTGGCTAAAGCCGTTGAGTTGCTGCGCCAGGGAGAGGCTGGCATTCTTGAAGTCGCCTATGCAGCAGGCTTTGGAAGCCTTTCTACTTTTTATAAGTGCTTTAAAGAACGGACCGGATATGCCCCAGGTGAAGTTAGGGAAAATACCGATTTACTGGCAACCTGTGTCACGGCGGATTCCTGCCAGACTGTGCTAGAAACATCCTGAAAGAGCTGTTATTCCTGGTTTTTTTCTTCCGGATACGGAAGGAGGCCAATGCGTTCGTTAAATCAGCGTTTTCCAAGAAAAAGTTGAGGTGATTTATATGTTTATTTATTTTTACCAAACAGCTATAGGAAAGATTGGTATTGCCGAACAGAACGAACAAATCACCAATTTGTATTTCAACGATGAGCGTTGGCCTGACGACAGAAAGATCTGTGAAACCGCTATATTACAGGAAGCGGCGCGTCAGCTTGACGAATACCTTACCGGCCGGCTGACAGCTTTTTCGCTGCCCCTGGAACCGGCCGGGACAGTTTTTATGAAGCAGGTTTGGAACAGTCTCTGCCAAATTCCCTATGGCCAAACGGTAAGCTATAAAAGTATAGCGGCCAAAATCGGCAAGCCTGGTGCCGCACGGGCTGTCGGACTGGCCAATAACCGGAACCCGATCCCGCTCTTCATTCCCTGCCACCGGGTTATTGGTACAAATGGCGCGTTAGTGGGTTATCGCGGGGGACTAGCCTTAAAAGATCAATTGCTGAAGCTGGAGACGGGACAATGCGGTTTTTTGAATACGGACAAAAAGAAATCGAATATTTAAGTCGGAAGGATAAAAAGCTGGGGACGGCGATCGACAGAATCGGTTTTATCCGGCGTGAAATTAATCCTGAGCCGTTTAGCGCGTTGATTGCAAGCGTCGTCAGTCAGCAGATTTCCAAGAAGGCGGCGTCAACGGTCTGGAACAGGCTGGCCGCCCTGTTGGGCAGTATAACGCCGGACCATATTGTCAGGGCAGACCTGGCGGCTATACAGGGCTGTGGCATGTCCGTGAGAAAGGCCGGTTATATTCACGGGATTGCCAGGGCTGCCGCTACCGGTAGTATGAATTTTGCTGAACTTTCCTCATTGCGGGATGAGGTGATCATCAGGCAGCTTGCTTCTCTACATGGCGTAGGCGTTTGGAGTGCTGAAATGCTGTTGATTTTTTCCCTGGGCCGGCCTGATGTGGTAAGCTACGGCGATTTAGCTATCCGCCGGGGAATGATGAAGTTGTATGGTTTAAAGGAACTTCCTAAGGAGACTTTTGTCAGATACAAAAAGCGCTACTCACCATACGGTTCGGTTGCCTCGCTGTATCTTTGGGAAGTTTCGGCCGAACAGTTTAATTTGTAAATTGTTTGCACAGCTTTACGCATCTATATTTTGAAGCTTATATAATGCGTTATCAGAACGGAGGTTGAAAAATGAGTCAAAGAAGATGTCCGGTACCTCAACCCAGCCGGGAGCTACGGTGGCCGGTAGCAATATGCGCTTGACGCAGGGTGATCTCCGTGAGGTTCACTGGCACATAGGCGCTGAAGGGATATATGCTTTCCCGAACATATAGAACACTGAAGTGCCTCGCAGTTTGTAGGTGTGCTGCGAGGCAACTTTATGATCATAAGCCTTCGGCTTTTGTCAGAAGGAACAAACTTGGCCTGACCTAGCCGTTTCGTGCCGGAAAGACCTGATCCGGTCAGAAAAGACTGTTCGGGGTGAAACTTGGCTGGCTATTTTGGCCCGAGACTGACGGTTTTAGAGTAGGCCTTTTAGCGGTGAATTTAGTCCTAAATAATTTTTGGTGGAATATAATCAATCGTAACATAATTCATGATGGGAGGTGAAAAGAATATGGTCAAACGCTGTCTGACCAGTAATCAAGGGGCGCCCATCGTTGATGACCAGCATTCGCTAACCGTAGGTGAGCGGGGGCCAATTCTCCTTACAGATACCGTTTATCTTGAGAAGCTCGCCCAGTTCGACCGGGAAAGAATTCCGGAAAGAGCGTTTCACGCAAAGGGAGCCGGAGCCTATGGTTACTTTGTTCCCTATAAATCATTTGCTTCTTTGACCAAGGCCTGCTTCCTTCAGGATACTGAAAAAGCGACGCCAGTTTTTGCCAGATTTTCGATAGCCGGTGGATCGCTGGGCGGTGCTGACACGGTACGTGATGTCCGCGGTTTTGCCGTGAAATTTTATACGGAAGAAGGTAATTATGATCTTATCTGCAACCATATTCCGGTATTCCCGCTAAGAGATCCGCTGCAATTCACGGACTTTGTTCATGCCATTAAGCCGGACCCTATCGCCAATATCCGGGGCGGGCCGGTGGCGGCCAGCCGTTTCTGGGATTTCATGTCTTTAAGGCCGGAGTCGATGAACTTTCTTTTGTATTTATTCTCAGACCTTGGAACTGTTAAAAGCTATAGGACCATCCAGGGGTTTGGCGTCAATACATACAAATGG
This is a stretch of genomic DNA from Propionispora hippei DSM 15287. It encodes these proteins:
- a CDS encoding class II D-tagatose-bisphosphate aldolase, non-catalytic subunit is translated as MSGKHPLKLLVERQKNGQACGIYSLCSANEYVITAAMERALADKDYVLIEATANQVNQFGGYTGMRPADFRDFVYSLALKAGFPYDKILLGGDHLGPLTWQAEIAETALEKSRELIRQYVLAGFTKIHIDTSMKLADDPPDGPLETAIIAARGAMLAREAEVASTQVRQINPEALSPVYVVGSEVPIPGGSRDSEEYIHVTEAADFESMVETFKQAFQQYRIENAWEKVIAVVVQPGVEFGDERIHAYERPAAGRLSRSLQKYPGLVFEGHSTDYQTARALKEMVEDGIAILKVGPALTFALREGLFALSHMEAELFRFSAEVEQSRFMEALDSCMAYHPENWLQHYRGRPGEIRYARKFSFSDRCRYYLPDMEVKMALDRLMKNLQSVDIPLTLLSQFMPVQYKKVRDGLLQPDAQSLLKDRIINCIDDYLYAVKPGRS
- the nagA gene encoding N-acetylglucosamine-6-phosphate deacetylase, giving the protein MDTSHYAITAKKIVLDNRVIEDGAVVVNNGFIEAIVDSQSRLAVDCVWDCSAMELWPGLIDTHIHGANGYDVMTADFAAVNEVSKFLVRKGITAFVPTVMTAPVDQMHKALQNIHACTGKVEGAEILGAYLEGPYLAASHRGAHPQDLLRPVAIKEVDEFIKDAAHRILTVALAPESKNAVTLIRHLVRQGIHVALGHTGATYEEMVSAFAAGADIAVHIYNGMQELHHRKPGAVGAILTDDRVYAELIADFIHVHPAAMNILFRCKPKDKIILISDAMAAAGLPDGEYTLGPIPVLVRDTIARAPGGSLAGSTTNLLSSVAALINKMAIDPVDAVNMASRNPARMLGLEQQTGTIQAGKKANLVVVDTKYQVAMTLVNGKVVYQS
- a CDS encoding DNA-3-methyladenine glycosylase family protein, producing MRFFEYGQKEIEYLSRKDKKLGTAIDRIGFIRREINPEPFSALIASVVSQQISKKAASTVWNRLAALLGSITPDHIVRADLAAIQGCGMSVRKAGYIHGIARAAATGSMNFAELSSLRDEVIIRQLASLHGVGVWSAEMLLIFSLGRPDVVSYGDLAIRRGMMKLYGLKELPKETFVRYKKRYSPYGSVASLYLWEVSAEQFNL
- a CDS encoding bifunctional transcriptional activator/DNA repair enzyme AdaA; protein product: MKEYGALLPEEKWQAVIQCDSRYDGVFFYGVRTTGIFCRPSCKSKAPVPGNIIFFEHPAEARQLGFRPCKRCCPERTVFQPELELVKKVQEIIGDGYQNRVDVQHISRQLGVSKNHLIKLFKRYYGVTPAQYITSRRVAKAVELLRQGEAGILEVAYAAGFGSLSTFYKCFKERTGYAPGEVRENTDLLATCVTADSCQTVLETS
- a CDS encoding dynamin family protein; the encoded protein is MTYTANRHGTIRALKGRLLATYEYLVEHKDQENAGKVKQLAEKLIKEEFAIAFCGHFSAGKSTIINRLIGENLLPASPIPTSANLVKVRAGDEYAKVFFKNEKPRLYLAPYDYKMVKNYCKDGDQIEAIEISHAGSQLPPQTVIMDTPGIDSADDAHRIATESAIHLADVIFYVMDYNHVQAELNFMFTKELTEAGKEVYLVINQVDKHSEQELSFAAFTTSVVEAFAAWGVKPADIFYTSLKDDEHVHNQFARLQAFLAERLAAKDTLLLRSIEHSLQKIVKDHVALSKKQDEQALQPCRNILQELSPQEQAELADTYNRLLNEKNSLGEGLEQAESQFDSEVSKIMKNAYLMPFETRALAEAYLEACQNEFKVGWLFSKQKTLEARQERLTRFYQGILEKTKSQLEWHLRDFLVRFLQEKRLEHKGLSDKIQQFTVHFSSELLTELVRQGARLSGDYVINYTDRVASEIKLLAKNALAEIEMEILNVLQDRNTAIQAKLTQQSASLERYINALEQVKRREAARNLEQTRLEGLLNETAGLNIDRFSLLEPEEEEFEVVYGETGQVKEVQKQVKSLLQPSVPVQKAPVSSEPGDRMKPTARKLQKAAQLVADLPGFRKLAAELGEKAGRLEQRGFTVALFGAFSAGKSSFANALIGKKVLPVSPNPTTAAINKIKPVNASCPHGTVLVKLKEAEALLEDVNRSLKIFELHAPSLADAHSLIENFAGQWEQSGVTEKTNFAFLQAFQAGYAASGGQLGTVVTTTLAEFGDYVAVEEKSCFVEWIELYYDCPLTRKGITLVDTPGADSINARHTGVAFDFIKNSDAILFVTYYNHAFSKADREFLMQLGRVKDSFQLDKMFFIINAIDLANNEEEKEIVLEYVQEQLIKYGVRKPHLYSLSSLKALKEKLEKDSLPVSGMPSFEEAFYHFITHDLANLAVTAADRELSRLGHLVAKLIESTREDDTVKQQRRAGIELERAAIHRLLEQQTAQSLTNRLDQEAEELLYYIKQRVFLRFPEFFKEAFNSSVLRDDGRDLKKVLNHALDELLEQIGFEFAQEMRATTVRLDRFAERLMTEQQALLAERTRDLNQDLSFSLFEFSNQAQIDFAAAFDNLSRGMFARALAYFKNPKSFFEKNESKLMSDELYRILNNAADGYLAQEQARLQSLYCQVVESQFQELIRQMTEQADDFYVSLLSALDGGIPVEQLIETQQSLAKLS
- a CDS encoding SIS domain-containing protein codes for the protein MNTLFGLTRETVVSKHAHYTVEEILRQPTVWKSIYEKIAGRRDAIKKFIGKIDKKTRIILTGAGSSGFVADALAPVIRKELGFTQVESIHTTDIVASPHQYLVAEAKTLLISFGRSGNSPESIAAIQLAEQLIQDVRHIVITCNNQGELAGFANERTLNFQFDEANDQGFAMTSSVTGMLLAAYGILNIEQDLSTMVNKVAGYAGEILQNKQQTIADTYQPQVDRLIVLGAGNLFGAAREAALKLLELTAGKVISRYDTPMGFRHGPKAMLTPRTVILYFVAGNDYTKRYDLDMLRELSQASKNKLIVVSDVYDEVIERVADVYIFNSVSDKVAEAFSPFIPLVVGQLFALSASLRLGCTPDNPFPGGEVNKIVQGVTVHPVEGIH
- a CDS encoding DUF1003 domain-containing protein translates to MAVNQWQGPAATYKHKGHIIKNVNHEFSEQITGGQRIADLVAKLVGSWPFIIYQSAIIIIWMGANIYLTYMAGTNPDFVASWDPYPFILLNLVLSFQAAYTGPVVMMSQNRQAEKDRLMADQDYQINKKAEEEIKVVMEHLVHQDALLQELLTRLEVMEQRILNKGEQVTR
- a CDS encoding methylated-DNA--[protein]-cysteine S-methyltransferase, which codes for MFIYFYQTAIGKIGIAEQNEQITNLYFNDERWPDDRKICETAILQEAARQLDEYLTGRLTAFSLPLEPAGTVFMKQVWNSLCQIPYGQTVSYKSIAAKIGKPGAARAVGLANNRNPIPLFIPCHRVIGTNGALVGYRGGLALKDQLLKLETGQCGFLNTDKKKSNI